In Mycteria americana isolate JAX WOST 10 ecotype Jacksonville Zoo and Gardens chromosome 17, USCA_MyAme_1.0, whole genome shotgun sequence, the sequence cggggccggggcccttCCCGCCCCAGGGCGTCCCGGCTGCGCCCCTGCCCTACCCCACCGTACGTGTCCCCCACCCCGACgtgtccctgcccagctctgcggCGGGGTCACCCCTTACCCCCCCTCCCGGGTTTGTGGGGTCCCAAGCGGTGCCTCGAGCAACGCTCCAGCTCCACAacccggggggggacagggggggtcgTGCAGCGCtaaccaccccccacccccctcccccgtcGCAGTACGACGGGCAGCAGAGCACCGGGCCAtcgcccgccggccgcgggcagcgcctGCCCAAGGACTACATGGTGGAGTCGGTGCTGGTGACCGTCTTCTGCTGCCTGCTGACTGGGGTCATCGCCCTCGTCTACTCCCACGAGGTAAGGACGGCGCGGTCCTCATGTACGCCGAACCCGCCTGGTGCCTCGAATCCCCCCTCCCGCTGCTGCGGGTCTCTTCTaacctctccccttctcctcctgtgcCAGACCCGGGCTGCGCTCGGCCGTGGGGACATGGCCCAGGCGAATGTGGCATCCAAAAAGGCCCAGTCGCTGGTCCTCTTCAGCCTCCTCTTCGGGTTGTTCGCCTCCGTCAGTTGGGTCATCTACGTCCTGGTGGCCCTGTACCTATGACAGGGGCCCCGAGCCCCAGGGACAGGGTGCGTGCCGGGGGCTCCTTGCGGCTCACCACGGCCGGGGGGGCGTGGGCAGGTggagcggccgcagcccccgcatGGCATCGCCGGGGCTGCCGTGGGAAATGGGCGACCCCAAAGCGTTATCGATGGGTGACCACGAAGCGTTGTCGGGGCCGAGGGGCAGCGTCTGTCCTtcctggtggggtgaggagccgCTCTGGAGCCACACGCGCCTTCGCCCACCTGCTCTTAGCCCTGAGAGCCGTGGTGCGGGCAGGACGAACCCAGACCGAAGCGATGCCGGTGCCATGGATGCCCTGCCAGAGCCAGCTCTGGGCAAGGAGCCTTGTCGGAGCGGCGGCACCACGTACGGGATCAGGCCCTGCTGCGGGAGGTTGAATCCCAGTACCGCAGACTGTCACTTGGAGATGCAAAACGGGACTCTGTGGCAGGGAGCATCTTGCAGAGCCGGGGCTGGAGACAGAGCAAAGGGCCAAGGCGTAACAGAGAGGCCAAAGCGTGCAGCCGCTCCGccggcagctgctgctctggccgTGCGAGAAGCCCTCACCAGTAATTAATAACGTGAGAAGATACAAAACCACGTATTTAGCTCCTATGGTAATTttgcacacacaaatacacacgcGCTGTATTGCCACCTTCTTGCTGCTTCCAGattgaaataaaacacaggtgTAGCCaaagcttctgttttctctgcataCCAAGgaccttccccccgccccgtggctTTTGTCCGCCACAAAATTCAGGGTAAATTGTCCTGCAATCGGTCAAATGAGGGTTTCCTCCAAAAGCAGGTGGGTG encodes:
- the PRRT1B gene encoding proline rich transmembrane protein 1B, translated to MEGDAPAGARGCGPAAEGAERGGGGGAAGGLPGSGTRWDPPAGRGDGPLVVAAVTNAAFEGDPPPYSPPDPKSVHLLYPPFPASFSQPAPVVYQPGPGPGPFPPQGVPAAPLPYPTYDGQQSTGPSPAGRGQRLPKDYMVESVLVTVFCCLLTGVIALVYSHETRAALGRGDMAQANVASKKAQSLVLFSLLFGLFASVSWVIYVLVALYL